A genome region from Polyodon spathula isolate WHYD16114869_AA chromosome 19, ASM1765450v1, whole genome shotgun sequence includes the following:
- the LOC121294378 gene encoding transmembrane gamma-carboxyglutamic acid protein 4-like isoform X1: MNFSRCPEMALRLLVMCQLITCGLSRCTGKLLKLESNKHISDNVFISEDEASKFLGRHLLLNHFDFEIFTPGNLERECYEEVCNYEEAREVFENVALTNVFWQEYTANGYAKPDDQQSQKIDVVALLTGLVAAGVSLVFIGLLSWYFCRKRCKGHSGSGSSVIRVRRSNASLVARLEEVSLTPVHPAAEGPGLPSYAQAIARSGQHDAPPPPYPGSRSGTMQR, encoded by the exons atgaatttcTCCAG GTGTCCGGAAATGGCTCTGCGGTTACTTGTAATGTGCCAGCTAATCACATGTGGATTGTCTAGATGTACAGGAAAATTATTGAAGTTGGaaagtaataaacacatttcagataATG TTTTCATCAGTGAAGATGAAGCAAGCAAATTCTTAGGACGTCACCTGTTACTCAACCATTTTGACTTTGAAATATTTACTCCTGGGAATTTGGAAAGGGAGTGTTATGAAGAAGTGTGCAACTATGAGGAGGCAAGAGaagtgtttgaaaatgttgctCTAACA aaCGTTTTTTGGCAAGAGTACACCGCAAACGGATATGCCAAACCAG ATGATCAGCAGTCTCAGAAGATAGATGTGGTGGCTCTCCTCACTGGCCTCGTTGCTGCCGGAGTGTCCTTAGTTTTCATTGGGCTATTAAGCTGGTATTTTTGCCGTAAAAGATGTAAAGGCCACAGCGGATCAGG TTCTTCAGTAATTCGTGTGAGGCGAAGCAATGCATCCCTTGTTGCCAGATTAGAAGAAGTGTCTCTCACACCTGTACACCCAGCAGCAGAGGGACCAGGACTTCCTTCATATGCGCAGGCAATTGCAAGATCCGGACAACATGATGCACCCCCACCTCCTTATCCAGG aTCTCGATCAGGAACAATGCAAAGATAG
- the LOC121294378 gene encoding transmembrane gamma-carboxyglutamic acid protein 4-like isoform X2, which yields MALRLLVMCQLITCGLSRCTGKLLKLESNKHISDNVFISEDEASKFLGRHLLLNHFDFEIFTPGNLERECYEEVCNYEEAREVFENVALTNVFWQEYTANGYAKPDDQQSQKIDVVALLTGLVAAGVSLVFIGLLSWYFCRKRCKGHSGSGSSVIRVRRSNASLVARLEEVSLTPVHPAAEGPGLPSYAQAIARSGQHDAPPPPYPGSRSGTMQR from the exons ATGGCTCTGCGGTTACTTGTAATGTGCCAGCTAATCACATGTGGATTGTCTAGATGTACAGGAAAATTATTGAAGTTGGaaagtaataaacacatttcagataATG TTTTCATCAGTGAAGATGAAGCAAGCAAATTCTTAGGACGTCACCTGTTACTCAACCATTTTGACTTTGAAATATTTACTCCTGGGAATTTGGAAAGGGAGTGTTATGAAGAAGTGTGCAACTATGAGGAGGCAAGAGaagtgtttgaaaatgttgctCTAACA aaCGTTTTTTGGCAAGAGTACACCGCAAACGGATATGCCAAACCAG ATGATCAGCAGTCTCAGAAGATAGATGTGGTGGCTCTCCTCACTGGCCTCGTTGCTGCCGGAGTGTCCTTAGTTTTCATTGGGCTATTAAGCTGGTATTTTTGCCGTAAAAGATGTAAAGGCCACAGCGGATCAGG TTCTTCAGTAATTCGTGTGAGGCGAAGCAATGCATCCCTTGTTGCCAGATTAGAAGAAGTGTCTCTCACACCTGTACACCCAGCAGCAGAGGGACCAGGACTTCCTTCATATGCGCAGGCAATTGCAAGATCCGGACAACATGATGCACCCCCACCTCCTTATCCAGG aTCTCGATCAGGAACAATGCAAAGATAG